A single window of Enterobacteriaceae bacterium ESL0689 DNA harbors:
- the mrdA gene encoding peptidoglycan DD-transpeptidase MrdA, whose protein sequence is MKLKDYFRDYTAESSLFMRRALVAFIGILLLTAVLIANLYNVQIVRYQDYQTRSNENRIKLVPITPSRGIIYDRNGTALALNRTIYQLEMMPEKVDNVQQTLDALRDVVDLTDDDIASFTKERTRSHRFSLIPVKTNLNEEQVARFAVNQHRFPGVEVKGYKRRYYPYNSALTHVIGYVSKINDKDITRLDKAGKLANYAATHDIGKLGIERYYEDLLHGQTGYEEVEVNNRGRVIRQLKEVPPQAGRDIYLTLDLKLQQYIETLLAGSRAAVVVTDPRNGDILALVSTPGYDPNLFVNGISSKDYAELLNDPDTPLINRATQGIYPPASTVKPYIAVSALSTNTITRNTSLFDPGWWQLPGTEKRYRDWKKWGHGHLNITKALEESADTFFYQIAYDMGIDRLSEWMTKFGYGHYTGIDLAEERSGNMPTREWKLKRFKKPWYQGDTIPVGIGQGYWTATPVQMNKALMILINDGVVKVPHLLKSTLEEGKQIPWVQPYEPPVGNIRSGFWEIAKDGMYGVAHRSNGTGYKYFASAPYRSAVKSGTAQVFGLKANETYNAHKITERLRDHKLMIGFAPYNDPQVAITIILENGGAGAAVGTVMRQILDHIILGDNNTHLPSENPAVTAGEDQ, encoded by the coding sequence AACCGGATTAAACTGGTGCCGATCACCCCCAGTCGTGGCATTATCTACGATCGTAACGGCACAGCGCTGGCGCTCAACCGCACCATCTACCAACTGGAGATGATGCCAGAAAAAGTGGACAACGTGCAGCAAACGCTGGATGCGTTACGCGATGTTGTCGATCTCACTGATGACGATATCGCCAGTTTCACAAAAGAGCGCACGCGCTCCCATCGCTTCAGCTTAATTCCAGTCAAAACTAATCTCAATGAAGAGCAGGTTGCCCGTTTTGCGGTTAATCAACACCGTTTTCCTGGTGTTGAGGTCAAAGGCTACAAGCGCCGTTACTATCCCTATAATTCCGCCCTGACCCACGTGATTGGTTATGTCTCCAAAATCAACGATAAAGACATCACTCGTCTGGATAAAGCCGGTAAACTGGCTAACTATGCGGCGACTCATGATATCGGAAAACTGGGGATCGAACGCTACTATGAAGATCTTCTGCATGGTCAGACGGGCTATGAAGAGGTGGAAGTCAACAACCGTGGGCGTGTTATTCGCCAGCTCAAAGAGGTGCCTCCGCAAGCAGGCAGAGATATCTATTTAACCCTTGATCTTAAGCTCCAGCAATATATCGAAACCCTGCTGGCTGGCAGCCGCGCTGCCGTGGTAGTCACCGATCCGCGTAATGGCGACATCCTTGCGCTGGTCTCGACGCCCGGTTATGACCCCAATCTGTTCGTTAACGGCATCTCCAGTAAAGATTATGCCGAACTGTTAAACGACCCGGATACCCCCTTGATCAATCGGGCGACACAGGGCATTTATCCCCCCGCGTCAACGGTCAAACCCTATATCGCGGTATCGGCACTCAGCACCAATACCATTACCCGTAATACCAGTCTGTTCGATCCGGGGTGGTGGCAACTGCCCGGCACCGAAAAACGTTATCGTGACTGGAAAAAATGGGGACATGGTCATCTGAATATCACCAAAGCGCTGGAAGAGTCAGCGGATACGTTTTTCTATCAGATCGCTTACGATATGGGGATCGACCGGCTCTCTGAATGGATGACAAAATTTGGTTACGGTCACTATACCGGCATCGACCTGGCCGAAGAGCGTTCCGGGAATATGCCGACCCGGGAATGGAAACTCAAACGTTTTAAAAAGCCCTGGTATCAGGGTGACACTATCCCGGTCGGGATTGGCCAGGGCTACTGGACAGCAACCCCTGTTCAGATGAATAAGGCATTGATGATTTTGATTAATGACGGCGTCGTGAAAGTGCCACATCTGCTAAAAAGTACCCTCGAAGAGGGCAAACAAATACCATGGGTGCAACCCTATGAACCGCCTGTTGGCAACATTCGTTCCGGCTTTTGGGAAATTGCCAAAGATGGTATGTATGGCGTCGCCCACCGTAGCAACGGCACCGGTTATAAATACTTCGCCAGCGCACCTTATAGAAGTGCGGTCAAATCCGGTACGGCCCAGGTATTTGGCCTGAAAGCCAATGAAACTTATAATGCCCACAAAATAACAGAGCGTCTGCGTGACCATAAACTGATGATCGGCTTTGCCCCCTATAATGATCCCCAGGTTGCTATTACTATCATTCTTGAAAATGGCGGCGCAGGTGCCGCTGTCGGTACGGTTATGCGCCAGATCCTTGATCACATTATACTGGGAGATAACAACACTCACTTACCCAGTGAAAACCCGGCCGTGACCGCAGGGGAGGATCAATAA